The region AGTCGTCCGCCGGGTCCTCAGGGCCACCGGCAAGGACTTCGGCGGCCAGCCCGAAATCAGCTAGATCAGATTGTCCCGGGTGCGCAGATAGGCTTGGCTGCCGTCCTGGACCGTGACCGTGTTACCGGCCGGCCCGTCACTCACCCGCATCGCCTGTTCGGGCGTGCCGGTATTGCCGCGCAGCCGCACGTTAACGTTGTTCTCCTCCAGCCTGGCGTCCGCCGGGCCGCCGGCGGCCTGGATCACCACCCGGCCGGACAGGCTGTTGCGGCAGACCGTGGCTTCGAGCGTATTGCTGCGGCTGGCAAGCCCGGGCGCGCCGCTGGCCCCGACCAGACGGATGGCGCTGGTCGGGCAGCTGGTGATGCGATTGCGGTCCAGCGTCACCTCGCAGCGATTGTGGTGGGCCTCGCCGAGCGCGCCGTGGACGGCGAGGCCGAGGGGACTGCCGGAGATAGCGTTGCCGGCGATCAGGCCGCGCAGGTGGTTGTGCTGCGGAACCCGGTCGGCCAACGGAACCGCGGTCATGATATTCAGGCCGAACTGCTGGTTGTCCTTGAGCACATTATCCACGGCCAGGATCTGGTAGCGATTCTGACACGGCCCGAACGAGCACGAGAAGAGCAACCCTCCGCGCTCGCTGGCCTCTATGGTATTGCGCAGGATGCGCGCCCCGAAGCTCACCTCGTTCGGCTCCGGGAAAAAGCACACAAAGGCAATCCCGTCGGCAAAACAGTCCCGCATGGCGTTGTCACTGATCAGCAGCTGATTGGCCTGGCCGTGGCGTGCCTCGGCAAAAATATGATGTCCCTGTCGAGCGCCCGCCCCGCGTGGCAGCTCGGGCGCAAAACGCTTCAGGCCGTTGTGCTCGAAAACACAGTTAGTGATAACGGCCTGGGTTGCGCCGCCCACAAAGATCCCGTGATCGCCGTGCTGGCTGAGGTGGCAGTTGCGGATCGCGACGCTCGCCCCGAGCGGTACGCCAATCCCGTGGCCGCCCCCGTTGGTCACCGTCACGCCGGCCAGACTGGCCCCGTCCTCAAGAAGCACGACCGACCGGGCAGCCCGAATCGGATCGAAAGACGGCTCAAACTGGCCCTCGCCGTTGAGAATGCAGTCTTCGGCACCGCTACCCTCGACCGTCACGCCAACCGGAATTCGCAGCGGCAGCCGCTCTCCGCTCGTGCTCGGCCCATAGCTGCCCGCCCCGAGCACGACGACATCGCCGGGTCGAGACCGGGACAGGCCGAGGCTGAGGGAAGCGGCATCGGCCGCCCGGTCGGTCGGATGGACAAAAATCGTCGTCATAGATAAGCCCCCCGCAAGGCGCAACAGGTCGACGGGACACTCCCGCCGAGCCTCATACTATAGGCGTATACCGGCCAAAAAACAGCCCCCGTACCGAGGAGGGCCTTTTCTTTTTGGCCTGGTGTCGATATGTATGGCAGTCGTCCATCCGTTCTCTGAGTCAGACACGAGGAAGCGCGTTATGGCAGACGATTCGTCAGAAAAAATACCCCACATCAAGGTGTCGAGCGCCTACCCTGGAGAGTGGTACATCGTTGAGGTTGACGGGGGCGAGGGCAAGCTGCACATGGAACTCCGTCGCCCGGTCGGAGAGGACGACGACGACGTCTTTCACCTGAATATCAAGGCCCCGATCCAGCCTTTTGAGGTGGAGAGCACGAGCAGCGGTGGGGTGACGCATACCCATGAGCGGATCGAGTCGGCCCATCTGAGCTTTTCCGGTCCCCGCACGGTGTGGCCCGACTTTGTGCGCTGCATCCAAGCCCTGGCCAGTATCTTTGATACGCTGGAGATCAGTCCGCTCGACCGCGAGAAGGTCAGAGAACACTTTTTCAAGAAAAAGTAGCCGCGCCGCTATTCGACCCGCGCCTGTTGGGCGCGGACGACCACATCGTCACGGTCGGTTTCCACCCGCACGCGGTGCGTCCCTCCAGCCTCCCGGACCGCATAGCCGATGCTGTACTGGGCGTGCAGTTCCTGGGAGATCGTCCGGGTGGCCTGGGCCAGCGTGTCGCGCAGGCCATGGTCATCGGCCGTATTGAGCAGAAAATGTTTTCCGCCGGTCTGAGTGCTGATCTGGCGCAGGGCTTTGACATCGACCCGCTCAACGCCCTGATTCGGCAGCATGGCAAAGCGGCCGATCATGATTCGCCGTCGGTCGCCCAGATAGCTGTGGGGATTGCCGATGCCGATGGTATAGATCAGGACCCCGGAGCGCCGGGCGGCGTCGAGCATGTCGGCGAGCGGGGTGAGGCTAGCGGTATCATAGCCGTCGCTGATCACAACCAGGGCTTTTTTCTGATGGCGGCCGCGTTTGACCCGATGCAGGCTGTCCACAATGGCGTCGTGCAGCGCCGTGCCACCCAGCGGCCGCAGCTGGGTGATCGCCTGGGCGAGCAGCATACGGCTGTCGGTGAAGTCCTGGAGCAGGGTCAGCTGGTGGCTGAACTGTTCGAGAAAGACTTCATCGCCGCGTTTGATCTGCTCAATGAACCCCTGCAAGGCGTGACGGGCAGGACCTCGCTTGGCACGCATGCTGCCGCTGCCATCGACCACCAGGCCCAGACTCACCGGCTCCCGGCGACCGGTATTGAAGTAGACGATCCTCTGCGCCACGCCATCGACATACAGGCGGAAGTCCTGGGGTTCGAGATCTGGAACATATGCGCCCTGAAAATCGGTGACGGTCACA is a window of Desulfurellaceae bacterium DNA encoding:
- a CDS encoding right-handed parallel beta-helix repeat-containing protein, yielding MTTIFVHPTDRAADAASLSLGLSRSRPGDVVVLGAGSYGPSTSGERLPLRIPVGVTVEGSGAEDCILNGEGQFEPSFDPIRAARSVVLLEDGASLAGVTVTNGGGHGIGVPLGASVAIRNCHLSQHGDHGIFVGGATQAVITNCVFEHNGLKRFAPELPRGAGARQGHHIFAEARHGQANQLLISDNAMRDCFADGIAFVCFFPEPNEVSFGARILRNTIEASERGGLLFSCSFGPCQNRYQILAVDNVLKDNQQFGLNIMTAVPLADRVPQHNHLRGLIAGNAISGSPLGLAVHGALGEAHHNRCEVTLDRNRITSCPTSAIRLVGASGAPGLASRSNTLEATVCRNSLSGRVVIQAAGGPADARLEENNVNVRLRGNTGTPEQAMRVSDGPAGNTVTVQDGSQAYLRTRDNLI
- a CDS encoding VWA domain-containing protein; protein product: AGNGSPVPADEPTPENPESAQAPEPAPALPPADWTRRVLTVTVTDFQGAYVPDLEPQDFRLYVDGVAQRIVYFNTGRREPVSLGLVVDGSGSMRAKRGPARHALQGFIEQIKRGDEVFLEQFSHQLTLLQDFTDSRMLLAQAITQLRPLGGTALHDAIVDSLHRVKRGRHQKKALVVISDGYDTASLTPLADMLDAARRSGVLIYTIGIGNPHSYLGDRRRIMIGRFAMLPNQGVERVDVKALRQISTQTGGKHFLLNTADDHGLRDTLAQATRTISQELHAQYSIGYAVREAGGTHRVRVETDRDDVVVRAQQARVE